The following are from one region of the Strix uralensis isolate ZFMK-TIS-50842 chromosome 4, bStrUra1, whole genome shotgun sequence genome:
- the HPGD gene encoding 15-hydroxyprostaglandin dehydrogenase [NAD(+)] isoform X2, producing the protein MHVNGKVALVTGGAQGIGRAFVQALLGKGAKVALLDRNSEAGRESKAALDEQFEAQRTVFIQCDVTDQEQLKGAFKKVIEHFGRLDIVVNNAGVNNEKDWESTIQINLTSVIRGTYLGLEYMRKGNGGDGGVIINISSLAVSG; encoded by the exons ATGCACGTCAATGGCAAGGTGGCCCTGGTCACCGGCGGGGCGCAGGGCATCGGCAGAGCTTTCGTCCAGGCGCTGCTGGGCAAGGGCGCCAAG gTAGCGCTGCTGGACCGCAACTCCGAGGCCGGGCGGGAGAGCAAGGCGGCCCTAGACGAGCAGTTCGAAGCGCAGCGGACGGTGTTCATCCAGTGCGACGTTACGGACCAGGAGCAGCTGAAAG GCGCTTTCAAAAAAGTAATTGAACATTTTGGAAGGCTGGATATTGTGGTTAATAATGCTGGAGTGAACAATGAGAAGGACTGGGAAAGCACTATACAAATTAACTTG ACATCTGTGATTAGAGGAACGTACCTCGGCCTAGAATacatgagaaaaggaaatggaggtGATGGAGGAGTAATCATTAATATCTCATCCTTGGCAG ttAGCGGCTAA
- the HPGD gene encoding 15-hydroxyprostaglandin dehydrogenase [NAD(+)] isoform X3, whose amino-acid sequence MRKGNGGDGGVIINISSLAGLMPAAFQPVYCATKHGVIGFTRSIALAANMENYGVRLNTICPGFVNTPILQSIDKEENMGQFYSYKDEIKNMMQFYGVMDPSIIAEGLITIIEDDTLNGEVMKITASQGIHFQQYSQTPFTSKR is encoded by the exons atgagaaaaggaaatggaggtGATGGAGGAGTAATCATTAATATCTCATCCTTGGCAG gactCATGCCTGCTGCATTCCAACCTGTGTACTGTGCTACAAAGCATGGTGTAATTGGATTCACACGGTCAATAGCA ttAGCGGCTAATATGGAAAACTACGGTGTGAGACTCAACACAATTTGTCCAGGATTTGTCAACACACCAATTCTTCAGTCAATAGATAAAGAGGAGAATATGGGACAATTTTATTCATATAAGGATGAGATCAAAAATATGATGCAGTTCTATGGCGTGATGGA cccaTCAATAATTGCTGAGGGACTGATAACAATAATTGAAGACGATACTCTAAATGGAGAAGTTATGAAGATTACAGCATCCCAAGGGATTCATTTTCAACAATACAGCCAAACACCTTTTACATCAAAGAGATAA
- the HPGD gene encoding 15-hydroxyprostaglandin dehydrogenase [NAD(+)] isoform X1 — MHVNGKVALVTGGAQGIGRAFVQALLGKGAKVALLDRNSEAGRESKAALDEQFEAQRTVFIQCDVTDQEQLKGAFKKVIEHFGRLDIVVNNAGVNNEKDWESTIQINLTSVIRGTYLGLEYMRKGNGGDGGVIINISSLAGLMPAAFQPVYCATKHGVIGFTRSIALAANMENYGVRLNTICPGFVNTPILQSIDKEENMGQFYSYKDEIKNMMQFYGVMDPSIIAEGLITIIEDDTLNGEVMKITASQGIHFQQYSQTPFTSKR; from the exons ATGCACGTCAATGGCAAGGTGGCCCTGGTCACCGGCGGGGCGCAGGGCATCGGCAGAGCTTTCGTCCAGGCGCTGCTGGGCAAGGGCGCCAAG gTAGCGCTGCTGGACCGCAACTCCGAGGCCGGGCGGGAGAGCAAGGCGGCCCTAGACGAGCAGTTCGAAGCGCAGCGGACGGTGTTCATCCAGTGCGACGTTACGGACCAGGAGCAGCTGAAAG GCGCTTTCAAAAAAGTAATTGAACATTTTGGAAGGCTGGATATTGTGGTTAATAATGCTGGAGTGAACAATGAGAAGGACTGGGAAAGCACTATACAAATTAACTTG ACATCTGTGATTAGAGGAACGTACCTCGGCCTAGAATacatgagaaaaggaaatggaggtGATGGAGGAGTAATCATTAATATCTCATCCTTGGCAG gactCATGCCTGCTGCATTCCAACCTGTGTACTGTGCTACAAAGCATGGTGTAATTGGATTCACACGGTCAATAGCA ttAGCGGCTAATATGGAAAACTACGGTGTGAGACTCAACACAATTTGTCCAGGATTTGTCAACACACCAATTCTTCAGTCAATAGATAAAGAGGAGAATATGGGACAATTTTATTCATATAAGGATGAGATCAAAAATATGATGCAGTTCTATGGCGTGATGGA cccaTCAATAATTGCTGAGGGACTGATAACAATAATTGAAGACGATACTCTAAATGGAGAAGTTATGAAGATTACAGCATCCCAAGGGATTCATTTTCAACAATACAGCCAAACACCTTTTACATCAAAGAGATAA